Proteins encoded by one window of Sphaerodactylus townsendi isolate TG3544 linkage group LG04, MPM_Stown_v2.3, whole genome shotgun sequence:
- the TOMM70 gene encoding mitochondrial import receptor subunit TOM70 → MAASKPVEAAAGGGSAGGGTGSGLPRWQLALVVGAPLLIGAGALYLWGRRRRATRGGGKGASERKTPEGRASPGPADGSGGGHPDGPGGDEMSPLDRAQAAKNKGNKYFKAGKYEQAIQCYTEAISLCPSEKNADLSTFFQNRAAAYEQLQKWKEVAQDCTKAVELNPKYVKALFRRAKAHEKLDNKKECLEDVTAVCILEGFQNQQSMLLADKVLKLLGKEKAKEKYKNREPLMPSPQFIKSYFSSFTDDIISQPLLRGEKSDEDKDKEGEASVVKENCGYLKAKKYMEEENYDKIISECTKEIEAKGKYMAEALLLRATFYLLIGNANAAKPDLNQVIDMEDANVKLRANALIKRGSMYMQQQQPMLSTQDFNMAADIDPQNADVYHHRGQLKILLDQVEEAVEDFDECIRLRPDSALAQAQKCFALYRQAYTGNNALQVQAAMKGFEDVIKKFPRCAEGYALYAQALTDQQQFGKADEMYDKCIDLEPDNATTYVHKGLLQLQWKQDLDKGLELISKAIEIDNKCDFAYETMGTIEVQRGNLDKAIEMFNKAINLAKSEMEMAHLYSLCDAAYAQTEVAKKYGLKPPTL, encoded by the exons ATGGCTGCCTCGAAGCCCGTGGAGGCCGCTGCGGGCGGTGGCTCCGCCGGCGGAGGGACAGGCTCGGGGCTGCCGCGCTGGCAGCTGGCCCTGGTGGTGGGGGCGCCGCTGCTGATCGGGGCCGGGGCTCTGTACCtgtgggggcggcggcggcgggcgacGCGAGGCGGAGGCAAAGGCGCGAGCGAGAGGAAGACCCCTGAGGGGAGAGCCAGCCCAGGGCCCGCCGACGGCTCCGGGGGCGGCCACCCCGATGGCCCCGGCGGAGACGAGATG AGTCCTCTTGATAGAGCCCAAGCAGCAAAGAACAAAGGCAACAAGTATTTTAAGGCTGGAAAATATGAGCAAGCCATTCAGTGCTATACTGAAGCCATCAGTTTATGTCCTTCTGAGAAAAATGCTGACCTTTCCACCTTCTTCCAGAACAGAGCTGCAGCCTATGAACAACTG CAAAAATGGAAAGAAGTGGCACAAGACTGCACAAAGGCTGTTGAGCTTAATCCCAAATACGTGAAAGCTCTCTTCAGGCGTGCTAAGGCACACGAGAAATTAGACAATAAAAAAGAATGTTTAGAAG ATGTCACTGCAGTCTGCATTTTAGAAGGGTTTCAAAATCAGCAAAGTATGCTGCTAGCAGATAAAGTTCTCAAACTTCTTGGGAAAGAAAAAGCCAAAGAGAAATATAAG AACAGGGAGCCCCTGATGCCTTCGCCACAGTTCATCAAATCTTATTTCAGCTCGTTCACAGATGACATTATCTCCCAACCTCTTCTTCGGGGGGAGAAGTCTGATGAAGATAAGGATAAAGAAGGAGAAGCCTCTGTAGTGAAAGAAAA CTGTGGCTATTTAAAGGCCAAGAAATATATGGAAGAAGAAAACTATGACAAAATCATTAGTGAATGCACTAAAGAAATTGAGGCTAAAGGAAAATATATGGCTGAAGCCTTGCTGTTGCGAGCTACTTTCTATCTGCTGATTGGTAATGCAAATGCTGCCAAACCAGATCTGAATCAGGTCATTGACATGGAAGATGCCAATGTAAAG CTTCGTGCTAATGCCCTCATAAAACGAGGCAGTATGTATATGCAACAGCAACAACCTATGCTCTCCACTCAAGATTTTAATATGGCGGCTGACATTGATCCTCAGAATGCTGATGTTTATCATCACAGGGGGCAG CTGAAAATTCTTCTTGACCAAGTTGAAGAAGCTGTAGAAGATTTTGATGAATGTATTCGTTTACGACCAGATTCTGCCTTAGCACAAGCTCAGAAATGCTTTGCACTG TATCGGCAAGCGTACACTGGAAACAATGCTTTGCAAGTACAAGCGGCAATGAAAGGCTTTGAGGATGTTATTAAAAAATTTCCAAGATGCGCTGAAGGCTATGCTCTCTATGCCCAG GCATTAACAGATCAACAACAGTTTGGAAAAGCTGATGAAATGTATGATAAATGTATTGATCTTGAGCCAGACAATGCTACTACTTATGTTCATAAAGG CTTACTTCAGCTTCAGTGGAAGCAGGATTTAGATAAAGGTTTGGAACTTATAAGCAAGGCCATTGAAATTGATAATAAATGTGACTTTGCATATGAGACGATGGGGACAATTGAAGTGCAAAG